The following are encoded in a window of Neomicrococcus lactis genomic DNA:
- a CDS encoding pyruvate carboxylase gives MFSKILVANRGEIAIRAFRAAYELGSKTVAVFPYEDRNSIHRQKADEAYRIGEEGHPVRAYLDVNEIVRVAKESGADAIYPGYGFLSENPDLARTAAEAGITFVGPPAEVLELAGNKVAALKAARQAGIPVLESSEPSKDTDFLIAEADKIGFPIFVKAVAGGGGRGMRRVDTRDALPESLAAAMREADSAFGDPTVFLEQAVLRPRHIEVQILADKQGNVVHLFERDCSLQRRHQKVIEIAPAPNLDENIRQALYADAVKFAKALGYQNAGTVEFLVDTVGERAGQHVFIEMNPRIQVEHTVTEEITDVDLVAAQMRIAAGESLEDLGIRQEDLRIRGAALQCRITTEDPQNGFRPDVGTITAYRSAGGSGVRLDGGTIYAGAEVSPHFDSMLVKLSCRGRDYQTAVARARRALAEFRVRGVSTNIPFLQNVLSDPQFVAGDVATDFIDSRPDLLEGNRSQDRGTKALQFLADVTVNKPNGDRVEGIDPRDKLPHYPGDKRDEPDRSPFDGPSTHVPPAGWKQKLDELGPEGFAQALREQTAVAVTDTTFRDAHQSLLATRVRTRELLAAAPAYAHVMPQLFSMEVWGGATYDVSLRFLGEDPWKRLELLRAELPNIPLQMLLRGRNTVGYTPYPTEVTDAFVKEATKSGIDIFRIFDALNDVNQMAPAIKAVRETGTAVAEVALCYTGNLLDPNEALYTLDYYLNLADQIVEAGAHILAIKDMAGLLRPMAAKKLVTALRERFDLPVHLHTHDTAGGQLATLMAAIDAGVDAVDVAVASMAGTTSQVSSSALVAALANTERDTGIDLDAAASLEPYWETVRTIYKPFESGLTSPTGRVYRHEIPGGQLSNLRQQAIALGLGERFEAIEDMYTAANKMLGNVVKVTPSSKVVGDLALQLVGMNVDPAEFEANPQAFDIPDSVIQFLSGELGDPPGGWPEPFRSKALEGRTIKPHVEELSPEDSAALNGDSETIRATLNRLLFPGPTRDYEKTVADFGDISVLHTRDYLYGLTKNREHVISLGKGIRLLATMQAISEPDEKGMRTVMLTLNGQMRQITVRDRSVESTVKSAEKADTNNKNHVAAPFAGAVTVTVAEGDVVAPGGTIATIEAMKMEAAITCSTGGTVQRIAISGTQPVQGGDLILVVE, from the coding sequence ATGTTTTCCAAGATCTTGGTTGCAAACCGCGGAGAAATCGCAATCCGTGCTTTCCGTGCAGCCTACGAACTAGGATCCAAGACGGTAGCCGTCTTTCCTTATGAAGACCGTAATTCCATCCACCGCCAGAAGGCCGACGAGGCCTACCGCATTGGCGAAGAAGGGCACCCGGTCCGCGCTTATCTCGATGTGAACGAGATTGTTCGTGTTGCCAAGGAGTCTGGGGCAGACGCTATTTATCCGGGATACGGATTCCTTTCCGAGAATCCAGATCTCGCGCGTACTGCCGCTGAAGCTGGGATCACTTTTGTGGGTCCGCCTGCAGAAGTTCTTGAACTGGCGGGAAACAAGGTGGCGGCGCTCAAAGCTGCGCGCCAAGCCGGCATTCCAGTGCTGGAATCCTCTGAACCCAGTAAAGACACCGACTTCCTGATCGCTGAAGCGGACAAGATTGGTTTCCCCATCTTCGTCAAGGCTGTTGCAGGCGGTGGCGGACGTGGCATGCGCCGAGTGGACACTCGCGACGCTCTGCCAGAATCTCTCGCCGCTGCCATGCGCGAAGCGGATTCCGCTTTCGGTGACCCCACCGTGTTCTTGGAGCAGGCTGTCCTGCGCCCTCGCCACATTGAGGTTCAGATCCTTGCTGACAAGCAGGGCAACGTGGTGCACCTTTTCGAGCGCGACTGCTCTTTGCAGCGTCGCCACCAGAAGGTCATTGAAATTGCTCCGGCACCAAACCTTGACGAGAACATTCGCCAGGCGCTCTACGCCGATGCCGTGAAGTTCGCAAAGGCACTGGGTTACCAGAACGCCGGCACCGTGGAGTTCTTGGTGGACACCGTGGGTGAGCGCGCTGGACAGCACGTGTTCATCGAGATGAACCCACGCATCCAGGTGGAGCACACTGTCACCGAGGAAATCACGGACGTTGACTTGGTGGCCGCTCAGATGCGCATTGCCGCTGGCGAGTCTCTCGAAGACTTGGGCATTCGCCAAGAGGATCTTCGCATCCGCGGCGCGGCCCTCCAGTGCCGTATCACCACCGAGGATCCACAGAACGGTTTCCGCCCAGATGTGGGAACCATTACCGCTTACCGCTCTGCTGGCGGTTCCGGTGTGCGCCTCGACGGTGGCACCATCTACGCAGGCGCTGAAGTTTCCCCTCATTTCGACTCCATGCTGGTCAAACTGTCTTGCCGTGGGCGCGACTACCAGACGGCTGTGGCCCGTGCCCGCCGTGCGCTGGCCGAGTTCCGCGTGCGTGGCGTGTCCACCAATATCCCGTTCTTGCAGAACGTGCTGAGCGATCCTCAGTTCGTGGCCGGCGATGTGGCAACGGACTTCATCGACTCTCGCCCGGATCTGTTGGAAGGCAACAGGTCTCAAGACCGCGGTACTAAGGCTCTGCAGTTCTTGGCCGATGTCACCGTGAACAAGCCGAACGGTGATCGCGTAGAAGGCATTGACCCGCGCGACAAGCTTCCGCACTACCCAGGCGACAAGCGCGACGAGCCGGACCGCAGCCCATTCGATGGCCCGTCCACCCACGTGCCACCAGCGGGCTGGAAGCAAAAGCTCGATGAGCTGGGTCCTGAAGGATTCGCGCAGGCACTGCGCGAGCAGACCGCCGTTGCCGTCACGGACACCACGTTCCGCGACGCGCACCAGTCGCTCTTGGCCACGCGCGTTCGTACGCGTGAGCTCCTCGCTGCAGCTCCAGCGTACGCTCACGTGATGCCTCAGCTGTTCTCGATGGAAGTCTGGGGAGGGGCAACGTATGACGTCTCCTTGCGCTTCTTGGGCGAGGACCCGTGGAAGCGACTCGAGCTCTTGCGCGCTGAACTTCCTAACATCCCGCTTCAGATGCTTTTGCGTGGCCGTAACACGGTGGGCTACACGCCGTACCCCACCGAGGTTACCGACGCGTTCGTCAAGGAAGCCACGAAGTCCGGAATCGATATTTTCCGTATCTTCGATGCTCTCAATGACGTGAACCAGATGGCTCCGGCGATCAAGGCCGTTCGCGAGACCGGCACCGCGGTTGCTGAGGTTGCGCTCTGCTACACCGGCAATCTGTTGGACCCCAACGAGGCGCTGTACACGCTGGATTACTACCTAAATCTTGCGGATCAGATTGTCGAGGCCGGCGCGCACATCTTGGCGATCAAGGACATGGCTGGCTTGCTTCGCCCGATGGCTGCGAAGAAGCTCGTCACTGCTCTGCGGGAGCGCTTCGACCTCCCGGTGCACTTGCACACGCATGACACCGCTGGCGGACAGCTCGCTACGTTGATGGCCGCGATTGATGCGGGCGTTGACGCGGTTGACGTTGCCGTTGCCTCTATGGCGGGTACGACGTCGCAGGTCAGCTCCTCCGCGCTGGTTGCGGCACTTGCCAATACCGAACGCGATACAGGCATTGATTTGGACGCCGCTGCTTCTTTGGAGCCGTACTGGGAGACCGTGCGCACCATCTACAAGCCGTTTGAGTCCGGCCTAACGTCCCCAACTGGTCGCGTGTACCGTCACGAGATCCCAGGTGGACAATTGTCCAATCTGCGTCAGCAGGCGATTGCACTTGGCTTGGGCGAGCGCTTCGAAGCTATCGAGGACATGTACACGGCCGCTAACAAGATGCTGGGCAACGTGGTGAAGGTGACGCCTTCGTCCAAGGTCGTTGGCGACCTTGCTTTGCAGCTCGTGGGCATGAACGTGGATCCTGCCGAGTTTGAGGCAAATCCGCAAGCATTCGATATTCCGGATTCCGTCATCCAGTTCCTTTCGGGCGAGCTGGGCGATCCTCCGGGAGGATGGCCCGAGCCATTCCGTTCGAAGGCGCTTGAAGGCCGCACCATCAAGCCGCACGTCGAAGAGCTCTCCCCAGAGGATTCTGCTGCGCTCAACGGTGATTCGGAGACGATCCGAGCCACCCTGAACCGTTTGCTCTTCCCTGGCCCAACGCGGGACTACGAGAAGACGGTGGCCGACTTCGGTGACATCTCCGTGCTCCACACGCGCGACTACCTTTACGGCCTGACGAAGAACCGCGAGCACGTGATTTCGCTGGGCAAGGGCATTCGCTTGTTGGCTACGATGCAGGCAATTTCCGAACCCGACGAGAAGGGCATGCGTACAGTCATGCTCACGCTCAACGGCCAGATGCGTCAGATCACCGTGCGTGACCGCTCGGTCGAGTCCACCGTCAAGTCCGCTGAGAAGGCTGACACCAACAACAAGAACCATGTGGCTGCTCCGTTCGCGGGTGCCGTCACTGTGACTGTTGCTGAGGGTGACGTGGTGGCTCCAGGCGGCACGATCGCGACGATCGAAGCCATGAAGATGGAAGCTGCTATCACGTGCTCGACCGGTGGAACGGTGCAGCGTATCGCCATCTCCGGAACGCAACCGGTGCAAGGTGGCGATTTGATCCTCGTGGTCGAGTAG
- a CDS encoding AAA family ATPase — translation MQVVSISSLKGGVGKTSVTLGLASAALDAGLRTLVVDLDPHADASTGLGINPAGREPIGLMLKNVRRSSINANAVPSSWTERHQEIVRSVQASQSDSKDDAAASDSEEAAAGESKTAGLAEGRLDVAYGSAFTGIYDRPDLRLRDLKRLKTVLSRVTGYDLVLIDCPPSLNGLTRMAWYASDKVLLVAETSLFSVAGTERTMRALNMFRREFAPSIQTAGVVANKYRPESGEHQFRLQEMSTMFGDALLSPVLPDIPDWQQIQGAAHAVHQWPTESARLSAVLLSELLEAVRNK, via the coding sequence GTGCAGGTTGTTAGCATTTCGAGTCTCAAAGGCGGAGTCGGCAAGACGTCCGTGACCCTCGGCTTAGCATCTGCAGCTCTTGATGCTGGTCTGCGAACCCTGGTTGTTGACCTTGATCCGCATGCGGATGCAAGCACCGGCTTGGGCATCAATCCTGCAGGCCGCGAGCCCATTGGCCTGATGCTGAAGAACGTTCGCCGTTCTTCGATCAACGCCAACGCCGTTCCGAGTTCGTGGACTGAGCGTCATCAGGAAATCGTGCGCTCCGTTCAGGCGAGCCAGTCGGATTCAAAGGACGACGCCGCAGCTTCAGACAGCGAAGAAGCTGCCGCTGGCGAGTCCAAGACTGCCGGATTGGCCGAGGGCCGTTTGGATGTCGCTTACGGTTCCGCTTTCACCGGCATCTACGATCGCCCGGACCTGCGTTTGCGTGATTTGAAGCGTCTCAAGACCGTACTCTCGCGAGTGACCGGTTACGACTTGGTGCTCATCGACTGCCCACCGTCACTCAATGGCCTGACCCGCATGGCGTGGTACGCATCTGACAAGGTGCTGCTGGTAGCTGAGACGTCCTTGTTCTCGGTAGCTGGAACCGAGCGCACCATGCGTGCATTGAACATGTTCCGCCGCGAATTCGCGCCAAGCATTCAGACTGCCGGCGTCGTGGCCAACAAGTACCGCCCGGAGTCCGGTGAACACCAGTTCCGTCTTCAGGAAATGTCAACCATGTTTGGCGATGCCCTGCTCTCCCCTGTTCTTCCAGACATCCCAGACTGGCAGCAGATCCAGGGCGCTGCGCACGCAGTGCACCAGTGGCCTACCGAGTCCGCCCGACTGAGCGCCGTACTGTTGAGCGAGCTGCTCGAGGCTGTACGCAACAAGTAA
- a CDS encoding MerR family transcriptional regulator, with product MPELVPVRLSNGQGLLFDNDLPDLDETAGYRGPTACRAAGITYRQLDYWARTGLVEPTVRNAQGSGSQRLYSFRDILVLKVVKRLLDTGVSLQQIRTAVFHLRERGVEDLAQITLMSDGASVYECTSANEVIDLVQGGQGVFGIAVGRVWREVEGTLAELPSERVDAEGIQEYPEDELSKRRAAKKSAS from the coding sequence GTGCCTGAATTGGTCCCAGTGCGCTTGAGCAACGGCCAAGGCCTGTTGTTCGATAACGACCTTCCTGACTTGGATGAGACTGCTGGCTACCGCGGACCAACGGCGTGCCGCGCTGCCGGAATCACGTACCGACAGCTGGACTATTGGGCACGCACCGGGTTGGTAGAACCCACCGTTCGCAACGCACAGGGCTCTGGATCGCAGCGCTTGTACAGCTTCCGCGACATCTTGGTGCTCAAGGTCGTCAAGCGACTCTTGGACACCGGAGTATCTCTGCAGCAGATTCGTACCGCTGTCTTCCACTTGCGCGAACGCGGCGTTGAAGATCTTGCGCAGATCACGCTCATGAGCGATGGTGCCTCGGTCTACGAGTGCACGTCCGCCAACGAAGTCATCGACCTCGTGCAGGGTGGCCAGGGCGTTTTCGGCATTGCCGTGGGCCGCGTCTGGCGTGAAGTTGAAGGTACCCTTGCTGAGCTTCCTTCCGAGCGCGTAGACGCCGAAGGAATTCAGGAATACCCAGAAGACGAACTCTCGAAGCGCCGCGCGGCGAAGAAGTCCGCGAGCTAA
- a CDS encoding bifunctional nuclease family protein has protein sequence MIRVNVTGVRVELPSTQPVVLVGEADGERQIPIWIGAPEASAIAMAQQGIETERPLTHDLFITTLAATGVTIERVEITRVEGAVFYSSLVLTNGARVDSRTSDALALALRGDIPVFCDEEVMEETGIVPEHVSDDVIEDEEKLKEFREFLDTIDPDDFAS, from the coding sequence ATGATTCGCGTCAATGTCACCGGTGTCCGGGTGGAACTGCCCTCTACTCAACCTGTCGTTTTGGTGGGAGAGGCTGACGGCGAGCGTCAGATCCCGATCTGGATTGGTGCTCCTGAAGCGTCTGCGATTGCCATGGCGCAGCAGGGCATTGAAACCGAGCGCCCGCTGACCCATGACCTTTTTATCACCACCCTGGCCGCCACGGGCGTGACCATTGAGCGGGTTGAGATCACGCGCGTCGAGGGCGCCGTTTTCTACTCATCTCTCGTGCTGACCAATGGTGCGCGCGTAGACTCAAGAACCTCAGACGCGTTGGCGCTCGCTCTGCGTGGAGATATTCCGGTGTTCTGTGACGAGGAGGTCATGGAAGAAACGGGCATCGTCCCAGAGCATGTGAGTGACGACGTGATTGAAGATGAAGAGAAACTCAAGGAATTTCGCGAGTTTTTGGACACGATCGATCCGGACGATTTCGCGTCGTAA
- a CDS encoding MerR family transcriptional regulator, whose amino-acid sequence MGSSAAARGRHASAASQGAIASKNSVLNIGEVLSLLAEDFPQITASKIRFLEEKGLIIPQRTAAGYRKYTKNDADRLRFILALQRDQYLPLRVIKDYLDAVDRGEEPEQLPGGLKLSPQSVTETIAQEATERRRDLTRSELIGATNATGDLVDALLQYRLIKETPEGRFSEYSVKITRSCVALVQHGIEPRHLGIFRQSADREVALVQHAVTPLAGRRDVASRARTAETAREISEAFLTIHSSLVDSAISELDH is encoded by the coding sequence ATGGGTTCTTCTGCTGCGGCTCGCGGGCGCCACGCGAGCGCCGCATCCCAAGGCGCTATCGCGTCCAAAAATTCCGTACTGAATATTGGTGAAGTCCTCTCCCTTCTGGCAGAGGACTTTCCGCAGATCACGGCGTCCAAGATCCGATTCCTTGAGGAAAAGGGTCTGATTATTCCGCAGCGCACGGCTGCTGGGTACCGCAAATACACCAAGAACGACGCCGATCGCTTGCGTTTCATTCTTGCCCTTCAGCGGGACCAGTACTTGCCGTTGCGCGTCATCAAGGACTACCTCGATGCAGTTGATCGTGGCGAAGAGCCCGAGCAGCTTCCAGGCGGCTTGAAGCTCAGCCCGCAATCTGTCACGGAAACGATCGCTCAAGAAGCAACCGAGCGCCGTCGTGATCTGACACGCTCAGAACTGATCGGGGCCACTAACGCCACCGGAGACCTGGTCGACGCACTCTTGCAGTACCGCTTGATCAAGGAGACGCCTGAAGGGCGCTTCAGCGAGTATTCGGTGAAGATCACGCGTTCCTGTGTCGCTTTGGTGCAGCACGGAATTGAGCCGCGCCACTTGGGTATCTTCCGCCAGTCCGCGGACCGCGAAGTGGCCCTCGTGCAGCACGCTGTGACTCCGTTGGCCGGCCGCCGCGACGTCGCCTCACGCGCACGCACTGCGGAAACGGCTCGTGAAATCAGCGAAGCCTTCTTGACCATCCACTCGTCGCTCGTGGATTCTGCCATTTCAGAGCTGGATCACTGA
- a CDS encoding FHA domain-containing protein produces MSEETYGNSAVSPESASETTSISLPPFHQEEEVADYQLSPSEREFVAALSEGSALLIAHSGPNRGARFLLDQDITSAGRHPSADIFLDDVTVSRRHAEFRRENGQFEVVDSGSLNGTYVNHDRVDAARLRTGAEVQIGKFRLTFYVGTRPARQGVVNG; encoded by the coding sequence ATGAGCGAAGAGACTTACGGCAACTCGGCCGTGAGCCCCGAAAGCGCCTCCGAGACCACCAGCATTTCCTTGCCTCCTTTTCATCAGGAAGAAGAGGTTGCTGACTACCAGCTCTCACCATCTGAGCGCGAGTTCGTTGCCGCTTTGTCCGAAGGTTCGGCGTTGTTGATTGCGCACTCTGGTCCTAACCGCGGTGCTCGCTTCTTGTTGGACCAGGACATTACAAGTGCTGGTCGTCATCCATCTGCTGACATCTTCTTGGACGATGTCACGGTGTCCCGCCGTCACGCAGAGTTCCGCCGCGAAAATGGCCAGTTCGAAGTAGTTGATTCCGGTTCGCTCAATGGCACGTACGTCAACCACGACCGCGTTGATGCGGCACGATTGCGCACGGGTGCTGAAGTGCAGATCGGCAAGTTCCGTTTGACGTTCTACGTGGGAACTCGTCCCGCACGTCAGGGTGTCGTCAACGGCTAG
- a CDS encoding heavy metal translocating P-type ATPase yields the protein MGGVFSFLKRYPFVLATVLVAIFAGILAVGPAAEVVPWVLGTFALLMAGRSFVGMVRELRSGSFGVDLLAITAISAAVAVGEYWAALVIVLMLTGGEALEDYAAHRAKKDLTALLSKSPQSASRINADGSVSVVPINELAPGDEVLVRANEVVPVDGTLTSATGEFNESSLTGESLPVEFVRGEEVLSGVVNGSGSVTLIATRAAKDSQYQQIAALVEEAAASKAPMVRLADRFAVPFTLISLLIAGLAWWFSGDPVRFAEVLVVATPCPLIIAAPVAFMAGMSRSARGGAIVKSSATLEKFHRARSIAFDKTGTLTYGQPSLTAVRTTLAQFGAGMSENRLLQLAASAEQTSAHTLAAAVTRGAKDRGISLITPEKSEESTANGVISVIDGHDVWVGKRSFIEEKVGKPLTRTELVPGELAIYVAVDRQHAGALVLKDEVRENSGSTLEVLKDQGIEHFTMLTGDDQATAKHVAAELGIDRVQANCLPADKVAAVHGIKERPVIMVGDGVNDAPVLAAADVGVAMGARGATAASESADVVILRDDISRVAHAVVVGRETVNVALQAIAVGILLSLVFMTIAAFGNLPAIVGAWMQEVVDVVAILWALRASRGKEVVPELKASSWKSPAVTSQPKV from the coding sequence ATGGGCGGGGTATTTTCATTTCTCAAGCGGTATCCATTCGTGCTTGCCACAGTGCTGGTAGCGATTTTCGCTGGGATTCTTGCTGTTGGCCCAGCCGCTGAAGTTGTTCCATGGGTCCTAGGGACTTTCGCGCTCTTGATGGCTGGCCGCTCTTTCGTTGGCATGGTGCGGGAGCTTCGGTCGGGCTCCTTCGGAGTAGACCTTCTCGCGATCACGGCCATCTCGGCCGCCGTGGCCGTGGGCGAATACTGGGCGGCTCTCGTGATTGTCCTCATGCTGACCGGTGGCGAAGCGCTTGAAGACTATGCCGCGCATCGCGCTAAGAAAGACCTCACCGCTCTACTCTCAAAATCCCCGCAGTCCGCCTCGCGAATCAACGCGGACGGGAGCGTGTCCGTAGTACCCATCAATGAACTTGCCCCCGGAGACGAAGTCCTGGTTCGCGCTAACGAGGTAGTCCCCGTTGACGGAACACTGACCTCCGCGACAGGCGAGTTCAACGAATCATCGCTCACCGGCGAAAGCTTGCCGGTTGAGTTTGTCCGAGGCGAAGAAGTACTTTCCGGCGTCGTCAACGGTTCTGGCTCCGTCACGTTGATCGCCACGCGCGCCGCAAAAGACAGTCAATACCAACAGATTGCTGCGCTCGTCGAAGAAGCTGCAGCCAGCAAAGCACCGATGGTGCGACTTGCCGACCGATTCGCGGTTCCTTTCACGCTCATCTCTTTGCTCATCGCAGGACTTGCCTGGTGGTTCTCTGGTGATCCGGTGCGCTTCGCCGAAGTCCTGGTGGTTGCCACGCCTTGCCCGCTGATCATCGCTGCGCCGGTGGCATTTATGGCTGGCATGAGTCGCTCCGCCCGAGGCGGCGCGATCGTCAAGAGTTCGGCCACTTTAGAGAAGTTCCACCGCGCCCGCTCGATCGCCTTCGATAAGACCGGCACCCTGACCTATGGTCAGCCGTCGTTGACGGCAGTCCGAACCACGCTGGCACAGTTCGGGGCAGGCATGAGCGAGAATCGTTTGCTGCAATTGGCGGCCTCTGCCGAGCAGACCTCCGCTCACACCCTCGCCGCTGCCGTCACTCGTGGCGCGAAAGATCGTGGCATTTCTTTGATCACGCCCGAGAAGTCAGAGGAGTCGACCGCCAACGGCGTCATTTCCGTCATTGATGGCCATGACGTGTGGGTAGGAAAACGCTCGTTTATCGAAGAAAAAGTTGGAAAACCCCTGACCCGCACGGAGCTGGTCCCCGGTGAGCTCGCCATTTACGTTGCGGTCGATCGTCAACACGCAGGCGCGCTCGTGTTAAAAGACGAGGTGCGGGAAAACTCTGGCTCCACGCTGGAAGTCCTCAAAGACCAAGGTATTGAGCACTTCACGATGCTTACGGGTGATGACCAAGCCACCGCGAAGCATGTGGCCGCCGAACTGGGAATTGACCGAGTTCAAGCGAACTGTCTCCCAGCAGACAAGGTAGCCGCAGTCCACGGCATCAAAGAGCGTCCCGTGATCATGGTGGGCGACGGGGTCAATGACGCCCCCGTTCTTGCCGCAGCGGATGTTGGCGTGGCGATGGGCGCCCGCGGCGCCACAGCGGCCAGTGAGTCTGCGGACGTGGTGATCCTAAGAGACGACATTTCCCGTGTTGCCCACGCGGTGGTCGTGGGCCGCGAGACCGTCAATGTCGCACTGCAGGCCATCGCGGTGGGAATCCTGCTGAGCCTGGTCTTCATGACGATCGCTGCGTTCGGTAATCTCCCGGCAATTGTTGGCGCATGGATGCAAGAAGTCGTGGACGTGGTCGCGATCTTGTGGGCGCTTCGCGCTTCGCGTGGCAAGGAAGTGGTCCCCGAGCTCAAAGCGTCCTCCTGGAAGAGTCCGGCTGTCACTTCTCAACCAAAAGTTTGA